The following proteins are encoded in a genomic region of Arachis ipaensis cultivar K30076 chromosome B02, Araip1.1, whole genome shotgun sequence:
- the LOC107626269 gene encoding transcription factor bHLH25-like isoform X2 — MDISSLRGLTDLEIMEDPTYLHQWHLSSIDEPTLLPIAAAFGETLQQHSFSHPSFNPKTSMETSLSNIDRPTKHLKNNSWCPTKTPSEAQFASCSTLLSFVDPNYINQLEVVKSKDEMVCPKMNDTTPKDMNFQGTLGNQYVFEASQATKHVGPRSRLSQPQDHIIAERKRREKLSQRFIALSALVPGLQKTDKASVLGDAIKYLKQLQEKVKALEEEQNKRKAVESVVFVKKSQLSNDAEDASLEYEGIFHEALPEIEARFCDKNVLIRIHCEKNRGVVEKSINQIEKLHLKVTNSSAMTFGSWALDITIIAQMEKGFCMTVKELVRNLRSAFASII, encoded by the exons ATGGATATTTCTTCCCTCAGAGGGTTAACTGATCTG GAAATAATGGAAGATCCTACCTATCTTCATCAGTGGCATTTGAGCTCTATTGATGAGCCTACTTTACTTCCGATTGCTGCTGCTTTTGGAGAGACTTTACAGCAACATTCATTCTCTCATCCCAGTTTCAACCCCAAAACTTCCATGGAAACTTCACTTTCTAACATTGACAGACCTACAAAACATCTCAAGAACAATAGCTGGTGTCCAACTAAAACTCCATCCGAGGCACAATTTGCTTCTTGCTCAACTCTTCTTTCATTTGTGGATCCCAATTATATAAACCAGTTGGAAGTGGTGAAGTCTAAGGATGAGATGGTTTGTCCTAAAATGAATGACACAACTCCTAAAGACATGAACTTTCAAGGAACATTAGGAAATCAATATGTGTTCGAGGCTAGTCAGGCGACTAAGCATGTAGGGCCACGTTCTAGACTTTCTCAACCTCAAGACCACATAATAGCCGAAAGGAAGCGTCGAGAGAAGCTCAGCCAGCGGTTCATTGCTCTATCTGCCCTTGTTCCTGGACTACAGAAG ACAGACAAAGCTTCTGTTCTTGGAGATGCTATCAAATACTTAAAGCAATTgcaagagaaggtgaaggctctTGAGGAAGAACAGAACAAGAGAAAAGCTGTGGAATCTGTAGTATTTGTGAAAAAATCTCAATTATCCAATGATGCAGAAGACGCTTCTTTAGAATATGAGGGTATCTTCCATGAGGCATTACCTGAAATTGAAGCAAGATTCTGTGATAAAAATGTTCTCATAAGAATCCACTGCGAGAAGAACAGAGGAGTTGTAGAAAAATCAATCAATCAAATTGAGAAACTCCATCTAAAAGTTACCAATAGCAGTGCCATGACGTTTGGGAGCTGGGCCTTAGATATAACTATTATTGCTCAG ATGGAAAAGGGATTTTGCATGACAGTGAAGGAGCTTGTGAGAAACCTGCGCTCAGCTTTTGCATCTATCATTTGA
- the LOC107626269 gene encoding transcription factor bHLH25-like isoform X1: MCVIVYHVICEDWGSATLKTATSVDESCFLMDISSLRGLTDLEIMEDPTYLHQWHLSSIDEPTLLPIAAAFGETLQQHSFSHPSFNPKTSMETSLSNIDRPTKHLKNNSWCPTKTPSEAQFASCSTLLSFVDPNYINQLEVVKSKDEMVCPKMNDTTPKDMNFQGTLGNQYVFEASQATKHVGPRSRLSQPQDHIIAERKRREKLSQRFIALSALVPGLQKTDKASVLGDAIKYLKQLQEKVKALEEEQNKRKAVESVVFVKKSQLSNDAEDASLEYEGIFHEALPEIEARFCDKNVLIRIHCEKNRGVVEKSINQIEKLHLKVTNSSAMTFGSWALDITIIAQMEKGFCMTVKELVRNLRSAFASII; this comes from the exons ATGTGTGTGATAGTATACCATGTTATTTGTGAGGACTGGGGATCAGCAACCTTAAAAACTGCCACATCTGTTGATGA GAGTTGTTTTCTTATGGATATTTCTTCCCTCAGAGGGTTAACTGATCTG GAAATAATGGAAGATCCTACCTATCTTCATCAGTGGCATTTGAGCTCTATTGATGAGCCTACTTTACTTCCGATTGCTGCTGCTTTTGGAGAGACTTTACAGCAACATTCATTCTCTCATCCCAGTTTCAACCCCAAAACTTCCATGGAAACTTCACTTTCTAACATTGACAGACCTACAAAACATCTCAAGAACAATAGCTGGTGTCCAACTAAAACTCCATCCGAGGCACAATTTGCTTCTTGCTCAACTCTTCTTTCATTTGTGGATCCCAATTATATAAACCAGTTGGAAGTGGTGAAGTCTAAGGATGAGATGGTTTGTCCTAAAATGAATGACACAACTCCTAAAGACATGAACTTTCAAGGAACATTAGGAAATCAATATGTGTTCGAGGCTAGTCAGGCGACTAAGCATGTAGGGCCACGTTCTAGACTTTCTCAACCTCAAGACCACATAATAGCCGAAAGGAAGCGTCGAGAGAAGCTCAGCCAGCGGTTCATTGCTCTATCTGCCCTTGTTCCTGGACTACAGAAG ACAGACAAAGCTTCTGTTCTTGGAGATGCTATCAAATACTTAAAGCAATTgcaagagaaggtgaaggctctTGAGGAAGAACAGAACAAGAGAAAAGCTGTGGAATCTGTAGTATTTGTGAAAAAATCTCAATTATCCAATGATGCAGAAGACGCTTCTTTAGAATATGAGGGTATCTTCCATGAGGCATTACCTGAAATTGAAGCAAGATTCTGTGATAAAAATGTTCTCATAAGAATCCACTGCGAGAAGAACAGAGGAGTTGTAGAAAAATCAATCAATCAAATTGAGAAACTCCATCTAAAAGTTACCAATAGCAGTGCCATGACGTTTGGGAGCTGGGCCTTAGATATAACTATTATTGCTCAG ATGGAAAAGGGATTTTGCATGACAGTGAAGGAGCTTGTGAGAAACCTGCGCTCAGCTTTTGCATCTATCATTTGA